The genomic window GTAGTTGTTCCTCCCGTGTTTGAGGCTAATACGAGGGCTATCACGTAGGGGACGGGAGGTAAATCCAGAACCTTGGCAATCCTTATTATTATCGGTGTCATGAATAGAACCGTGGTGACGTTGTCTAAAAAGGCAGAAAAGACCGCCGTCAGAATGGTGAAGGTCAGGAGTATCTTGAAGGGGTTAGTCCCCGTTACCTTGAGAGCCTTTATTGCAAGGAGGTTAAAGAAACCGCTGTGGGCGAGGACCGTGACTATGTTCATCATACCGAAGAGGAGGAAAATGGTGTTGTAGTCTATAGAAGACCAGGCGTCGTGGGGAGAAATCACACCGAGAACCATTATCACTGAAGCTCCGAGGAGAGCGGCAACGGTCCTGTGGAAATACTTCTCCAAGACTATCATCACGTAAACGAGGATGAATATCCCGAGAGCTAGCTTCTGAAGACCAGTCTGAGAAATGTGTATGTGAAGAGCCTGAAGTAATCCCCCTATCTCGTGGGCTTCTATCATGGCTTTCCTCCACTAAGTTTGTATTAAGATTATATCGGAGGGTTTCGTAATGGGTATAACGGTTATAGGAAGAGAGAAGGAAGAGATAACGCATCTGACCGCTTACGCAAGGGATAACATAAGGGACATTAAGAGCTTCCTCATAATTTACTTAGTTCCTTCCGAAAGGGATGAGGAAAAGGCAAAGAGCGAGGTAGAAGAGGAGGTGAAGAAGATAAGCGGAGATACTCCTTATGAGATAAAGACCTTCACCGGAAGTCCGGATATGGCCATAGAGACCTTCCTCGCAAGGAGGGAGGACATAAGGATGGTGTTTCTGCACGTGAGAAGAAGGGATATAAGGGAGATCCTTGAAGACGACGAGTATACGGTTATATTAAGGAAATTGCAGAAGGGAGTTGTAAAGACCCCTGTAGTCTTTGTTCCCCACCGATGAGGGTTGAAGAATTTGATTACGAGCTTCCCGAGGAGCTAATAGCAAAGTATCCGGCGGTTCCGCGCCACTCGGCACGCCTTATGGTTCTTGACAGAAGAACCCAGGAGATTAAACACGATACCTTCTGGAACCTGCCCGACTACCTTGAGAGAGGAGACCTTTTGGTTTTTAACAACACCAAAGTTCTTCCGGCAAGGTTATACGGGAGAAAGTCAACAGGCGGCAAGGTGGAGGTCGTTCTGACGGACTATATAAAACCCGATATGTGGAGAGCCCTGATAGGTGGAAAGAAGATAAAACCCGGTCTTGTCATAGATATAGCCCCAGACTTCAAAGTAGAAGTCCTTGAGCACATAGAGGAAAGCAAGTTTCTTATCAGGCTGGTGGGGGATAACCCCTTAAAGCTCCTTGATAGATACGGGTACATACCAATACCACCTTATTTGGGTAGGGAAGAAGAGAGCATAGACAGGGAGTATTACCAGACCGTATTCGCAAAAGAGGAGGGAGCCGTTGCAGCCCCTACAGCTTCGCTGCATTTTTCGGAAGAGTTGCTCGGTAAACTTGAGGACAGGGGTATAGAAAAGACCTTTGTAACCCTGCACGTTTCCTACGGGACCTTTAAACCGGTTAAAGTAAATGAGGTTGAAAAACACCACGTTGAGCCGGAGTACGTGAAAGTGGACGAAGAAGCCGTTGAAAAGATAGTGAAAGCCAAGAGGAGGGGAAGTAGAGTTATAGCTGTTGGAACTACAGTGGTGAGAGCTTTAGAGACCAGCCCCTTTAAATCCTACGAGGGCTGGACGGAACTCTATATCTATCCCGGCTTTGGGTTCAAGGTCGTGGACGCTCTCATAACCAACTTTCACCTTCCGAGGTCCTCTCTCCTCTTCCTCGTCTGCGCCTTCGGAGGTAAGGATTTCGTTTTAAGAGCGTACCGCGAAGCGGTCTCTAAGAGATACAGATTTTACAGCTACGGGGACGGGATGCTTATACTTTGATAAAATATCTTCCCATGGCAGAGAAGATTGATATAAACAGGATAACGAGGGACATATTCATTGAGCACAAAGGAGAACCGTACAGGGTTCTGGATTACGAACACGTGAAGCCGGGAAAGGGTCAGGCTTTTGTAAGGGTCAGGGCAAAGAACATGCTCACGGGTAACGTGATAGAGATCACCTACAAATCCTCCGATACCATACCCCTCGCAGACTTTGAACAGTTTTTTGCCGAGTACTCCTACTCCGACGGAGAGAACTACTACTTTATGAACACACAGACCTATGAGATGGTGGCTATTCCAAAGGAAAAGATAGAGGAAGAAGCTAAGTTTTTGAAAGAGGGCATGCAGGTGGTCGTTTTCTTCTATCAGGGACAGCCGGTGGGTATAGAGCTCCCCAAGCACGTGGAGCTGAAGGTTGTTGAAACCGAACCTGCCTTCAAAGGTGACACGGCGGCAGGAGGAACGAAGCCTGCAAAGCTGGAAACGGGAGCTGTTGTCCAGGTTCCTTTCTTCGTTGCTGAGGGTGATTTAGTGAAGGTAGATACAAGAACAGGAACGTACATAGAAAGGGTGAAATGATGGACAGGGACTTTATAAGAGAACTTATAGAGCTCGTCAAGAACTCAAACATAAGGACCTTAAAGATTGAAAATCAGGAAGGAAAAATCGTAATAGAAACCCATCGGGGCGAGGATGTACAGCCGAAGGTAGAGAAGAAGCCAAGGCTTACCGATGAATACAGACACCAGGAACTTCTACCTCCTTCTGAAGACATAAGCGAGGAGGAGAAGAAGTACCACGTTATAAAGAGCCCTCTTGTTGGAACCTTCTACAGGTCTCCCGCTCCAGGGGCACCTCCCTTTATTGAAGTTGGAGACATAGTCTCTCCGGGTCAGGTTCTCTGCATCATAGAGGCTCTAAAGGTAATGAACGAGATAGAGAGCGATGTGAGGGGAAGGGTGGAAAAGATTTTGGTGGAGAACGGGGAGACCGTTGAGTACGGTCAGCCCCTATTTTTGATAGATACGGAGATTTAAGGGTTGTTTATACTCGCTGTCACATACTCCATCCCATCTATTGCGGTTCCGTCAAAGTAAAGGTTTAAGAGGTCTACGGTAGTCTTGTTGGAGGTGTATGCCACGAGGTCTCCCTTGCCTGCAGAGGAAGGATTGTCCGGGTACCAGTTATCGTCCCAGCCTGTAAGGGAACTTAAGTTGGGGAACGTGTAAGTGTAAGATGAGTTGTTCCCCAACCAGCCTATTGTCCAGTGTATGTACCAGTAATAGCTCCCTCCGAACATATACTCATTAAGCTTGTAAACCTGAGTCTGGTGCCCATTAAGCCCACTTGAGTAAGCGTTCCAACTTACCTGTATCCTCTCGGTGGAAAGGTTAGCGTCAACCACGGTAAAGGTGGCACCCTGTGTCATGTGGGGTGGAAAACCCTGACAGTTATAGTTACTTGGCTGGTCGTGAAACTCTTGAAAGCTTGTGGTAGCGCTGCCAGATGTGGCTGTTGATGCGTAGTTCCAGAAATCACCGTTTTGGAATAAGGAGCTCGGGATTAAAGGTTGATATGAACTACCTCCTATGTTGTAGATAGTAGTTCCACCGGCACTTAGGAAGCTTACACGGTGGCTATTTGTATTCGTATTACCACAGCTCCAGGTGTAAGATGTTGAATCAGCTGTGGGAGCATTTGTAAAGTCTACGTTGTGAACGGTGTTTGTAGTAACAGATACGTTTCTATCTATTACAACGTGAGAGTTTAGTATGTCCAGATTACCATCGTTTGAATTACCATCTTCAAGTATTGTTATGATATCATGGGTTCCCGGGGGGACACCAGGCGTGTTAAAAGCATAACTCCCAGACTGGGTAGTCTGCCAATACTGTGTGCTCCAATACACAAACTTATCTACACCAACATATTGTGGATTAAAAGACCCCGATAACGTGTACGTTGGCGTTCCACAATCAACGTATAATCTATTCCTCTCCGAAATCAGACCATGGAAAAGGTTGCCATTCATGTTTGAAGTGCAGAAAACGACAGCTCCGTATTTTCCTGACGCATCCGTAACGTTAAATTGGTAAGTATATTTGTATCCAGATATCGTCGGAGAAGCAGTCTGCCAAGCTCCAGCGCCGTCCTGATAGGCAAAGAAGACCTGACTTCCTCCATTATTGGCTACCTCAACGGTAACCACTCCGGCAGGTGAGTTGCCTCCACCTCCTCCACATCCTGATATAAAAGCTACTGCTAAAGCTGTTGGAATTAGAAAAATTTTTTTCATACATTTACCCTCCTGCATATATGTTAAGTTTCTTTACACTCTTTTATATGGTATTTTTCACAAAAGGATTAACTCACAGTATGTCTTATAAAGAGGATACTTCCGACGACCATTATAAAACCTAAGAAAGATAAAAGGGAAAGTCTTGAAGGTTTTAAGCCTTTAACCAGATTTAAGTGAATAACAATAGCGTAATAAATCCACATCATCAGGGTCAGAATCAGTTTGGGGTCGTTTATCCAGTGTTTACCGAGGTAGTTTTTTGCCCATATACTTCCGAAAATAAGCGTTAAAGTTAAAAAGATAAAACCGAGGTTTAATAAAACCCTTTCCATCTTTCTCAAAAGATTGACTGGAACCATGAATCCTTCTATGTGTTTGGCTTTGAGCTTTCTCTCAACTATGAACTTTACGCCCGAAGATATACCTGCGAGTATAAGGGAGGCGTAAGCTACTCCAGCGGAGAGTATGTGATAGACATAAAAGGGGTTCTTGTAGCCGACCTTCTGAGCCGGTAGTCCTACGAGGGTCGTGAGAAAGCCTATGAAAGCAACTATGAGCCCGAAGTCCGCCACGTTCTTTCTGAGTACAAGGTCAAGGGCTATAAAAATCAGCGTGAGTAAATTCCCCATCAGCGAGACCATACCGTAAACGTCCCCCACCGGAAAGCGTCCCGTAGAGTGGTAAACCCCGAAGAAGTGCAATATATAGAGTATTAGGGCAAGCAGCAGACCAAAGGTAGGAAGGTTCTTTAGATTTACACCGAAGAAGGTCCTCAGAAGGAAAAGGACACCGCTCAGGAGGTATATAATGACCGACAGGAGCAGTAAAAGCATAGGTTTATTTTATATGAGAAGGGATACCGGCTCTCCTGCTCGTTAAAAAGAGAAAGAAGAGTGTGAGCATTATGCTGAGGAGACTTATGTAGGAGGCTATTTTGAGTGCATCCTGAACGGCGTAGATACCGGCAAGGGTGTTCTGAAGTCTCGCCAGCATGAGTTTGAACTTGAGGGAGAAATCAGCGATGTCCTGACCGGAAAGGAAGGCTCTCAGGGCGTTTATTTCATCGTAATGAAAAGCTCTTCCGGTCTCAAACTGGTAGGTTGCTATTGATGTGGCAAAGGAAGCTCCCATGAGTCTTGCGTAGTTATAGACTGCAGAGCCGATGGGAATCTGAAGGGGCTTTAAGCTCTTAAAGGCAAGGGCTGTGAGGGGAGAAAAGAAGAAGCCCATGGCAAAACCGAGGAGACATAGGTAAAGGAATATCTTGGCTTTCGGTGTTTCGTAATCAAGGTGGGAGAGGAAGAAGAAGAGGGCTATAAATAGTGTGCTCTGGGATACGAGAAGGAGGAGCTTTGGTTCCATCCTGTCGCTCAGCCTTCCACCTACGAGGGCAAAGAGGGCTAAAAAGAAGGCAAAACCCACAAACTGCAAGCCCGTCTGAAAGGTGGGTACGTCCCTGAGCCTCTCAAAGTATATGGGTATTAGGTATATAGTCTGGAAGAACACAAACCCGTAAACCAGCACAAAGGTTATAAAGGCATACAGGTAGTTGGGTTCTTTGAAGATGCTGTAATCAATAAGCTTTCTTTCGCTGATAAGCTCGGACACCATGAAAAGAAGAAAGGTAAGCAGGGCTATATAAAAAACGTAAAAAGTCTTGTCCGAATAAAACCAACCCCAGCTCTCGCCCTTTGAGAGAAAGACTATGAAGCTTACGGAGGAAACCGAGAGGAGCGTGTAACTGAGCAAGTTAAAGGGAACGGGTTTCCTTTCCCCTATATCGGGAAGGAAGAAGTATGCAACGGGTATCAGCAGCACTATGACGGGCAGGTTCATGTAGAATATCCACCTCCAGGAGAAGTACTCTACGAAGTAACCCCTACGGCGGGTCCAAGACCGGGTGCAAAAGCTACAGCCATGGCGTAAAAGCCCATAGCCGTTCCCCTACTCTCAGGGGGGAAGAGGCTGAAGAGTATGGATTGGGAGGAGGGTATCAGGAGACCTTCCCTATTCCCTGCAAAAAGCGGGAGGCTATCATGAACTCCAGACTTCCCGCCTGACCGGAAAGAGCGCTGCCAAGTCCGAACAGAGAGAGTCCGAGGACGTAGGTGTTCTTGAGTCCTATCCTTGAGCTGAGAGCACTGAAGGCGAGTATTGTTATGGCGGTTGCGGTTATGTAACTTATAGCGACCCATTCTATACCGTATATATCCGTCTGGAGAGGAGCTATCATCTTGGGTATGGCTACGTTGGTGCTGGTTATCCCCAGGACGGCAAGAAAGGTTCCGAGAACTATCAGGAATGTATAGAACCAGACCATTCCTCAGCTGAGTTCTAACATCCTCTCTATCGGTCTCCTCGCTCTCTCTATAATATCCTCAGGGAGCTCCACCTCGTTTATCTCGTTCTTTATGGTCTCATAGACCTTTGGCAGGGTTATCCCCTTCATTGTGCAGCAGTAGACGGTTCCGCAGTAGTTCATTGACTCGGGGAATATGTACTCCTTGTTGGGGTTCTTCTTCATGAGGGTGTACTTGAGACCCACCTCTGTAATGACTATGACCCTCTTTGCGTCCACGCTCGTTGCGTACTTGATTATCTGGGAGGTAGAACCCACGAAGTCGGCGAGCTCTATGACCTTGGGATGGCACTCAGGGTGAACGGCAACCTTGGCGTCGGGATACTTCTCTTTCAGCTTCATGACCTCCCTCGCGGTGAACTCAAAGTGGGGAGGGCAGAAACCCTTCCATATTATGAACTCCTTTTCGGGAACCTGCTTCGCTACCCACTGACCGAGAGCCTGGTCGGGTAGAAAGACTATCTTCTTAGCTTCCAGCTTCTTTATTATCTTCGGGGCGTTGGCGGAGGTCACACATATATCTACCTCAGCCTTCACGTCGGCGGTGGTGTTTATGTAAGCCACGAACTCCGCATCGGGATGTTCTTCCCTTAACTTCCTAACCTGCTCGGCGGTTACCATGTCCGCCATGGGACAGCCGGATTCGGGGTTAGGGTGGAGAACCTTCTTCTGGGGGCTGAGAATCTTCGCGGTCTCGCACATGAACCTGACACCGCAGAAGACTATTATGTCCGCATCGGTATTCGCAGCCTTACGGGAGAGTTCTAAGGAATCTCCCACGAAGTCCGCTATATCCTGAACCTCCGGTCTCTGGTAGTAGTGGGCTAAGATTATTGCGTTCTTCTCCTGGGCTAACCTCCTCACCTCCTTCTGGAGCTCCTTTATCTCCTCGGCTGTGAGTTCCCTTTCCTGTATCTCAAATCCTACATTCATATCCTTCCTCCTGTGTTGGTAAATTTATAATTTAACGCCTGTGATATGAGGTTCAAGCCATGGGAAGAGTAGTGCTCGCTTCAGCCTCACCGAGGAGGAGGGAGATACTTTCCCTGTTGGGAATAGAGTTTGAAGTCGTCCCTTCCGGGATAGAGGAGCATACCCATGGGGACCCCATAACGACGGCGAGGAGGCTGTCCTACGAAAAGGCTCTGGACGTCTGGAAGAGTAATAAGGACGCTCTCGTGATAGGGGCGGATACCCTTGTCTTCGTTGGCAAGGAGATAATAGGAAAACCAAGGGACGAGGAGGAAGCCTTTCAGACCCTCTCTTTCCTTTCGGGGAGGTGGCACAGGGTGGTGACGGCGGTCTCCTTTGTCTCTAAAGGTTTCAGAAAAACGGTCCACGACGTTGCGAGGGTTAAGTTCAGAAAGCTGTCCGGGGAGGAGATAAGGTTTTACATATCCACCGGTGAGCCGATGGACAAGGCTGGAGCTTATGGGGTTCAGGGCTTTGGAGCCACAATAGTTGAGAGGATAGAGGGGAACTTTTACACGGTCATGGGTCTTCCCATCCACAAGGTCTATGAGGTTTTGAGGAAACTCACCATGTCATAGAAAAGCCTTATTTTTTACCTGAGATGGAAGAAGAGAAAGACCTGGGGAATGCGTGGGAGTACAGAGGATGCATAATCCCGAAAGAGCTTTACTACTATATAGACCTACAGGTCTGGGTAAAGGTGAATGAGGACGGCACCGTATCTTTGGGAATTACAGAGGTTGGACAGACCAGAGCCGGGAAAATACTCCACATCCGGGTTAAACCTGAAGGTAAGGAGGTCAGTAAGGGAAAACCCGTTGCTACCCTGGAGAGCGGAAAGTGGGCTGGACCTATCCCTGCTTTGGTTGAAGGCAAGATAGTAGATGTGAACGAGAAGGTTCTTGATTCTCCCGAAATTTTAAATTTGGACCCTTACGGAGAGTGGATAGTGAAGCTAAAACCTTTGAGTGAGGAAACCCTTAAGAGAGACTTAAGCGAGCTGGTGAGCGGCGAAAAAGCGTATGAGGAGATGAAAAACTACATAGGAGAGTGGGATATCATATGTATGAAGTGTGTAGAGGAGGAGCTTTACAAGAGAAAACCTGAGAAGTCACTTAGACCTCAAGACAGGCACGTAATACTCTTAACAGCAACGTGGTGTTCGGCAAGTCAAGAAGCGGACGCCATGTGGAGGAGGTTTAAGGAAGAACTTGGGTTTAAGTATGAAGCCTTAGATGTTGAAACGCCAGAGGGAAGATTTTGGGTCACGAAATTCCTAATAAAGAGTGTCCCTACCACTATCGTTGATAGAAACATCGCTTTTGTGGGCGTTCCGAAAGAAGAAGAGATAAGAGAGCTCATAACCTAAGGAGGATGTGGGTTGATTAAAGTCAAAAGAATCTATGAAAAACCGTCAGAAGAAGACGGACTCCGCATATTGGTAGACAGGCTGTGGCCAAGAGGGATAAAAAGAGAAGACGCAAGGGTTGACCTCTGGTTAAAGGAAATAGCACCCTCAGATGAGCTAAGGAGATGGTTTTCCCACAGGAGCGAGAGATGGGAAGGATTTAAAAGAAAGTACAAAGAGGAACTAAAGGGGAAAAAGGAATTAATAGAGCGGATAAAAGAGCTTGAAAGCAAGCATGGAACCGTAACGCTCCTGTTCTCAGCCAGGGATACTGAACACAATAACGCCGTTGTTTTAATGGAGGTGATAGAGGAAGGGAGCTGGTGAACCCTCAATTTCACCGCAGGAGTGTTTCAAAGAGCATCTCATTTCCCTCAACGGAAACCTTTATCCTGTCGGGTAGTCCATCGTACGTATTAAACTCCCTGTCCCTCTCATAGACCCTTATACTGAAGTCGTGGAAGGTGGCAACCCTCTGAAGCTTATCCTCCTCTATCTCGTCTATCGCTCCGTAAGGATAAGGGAACTCGTAGTAGTAGAGCCTCCCGTCTTTGAATATGTAAGCGCACTTGACCACCCCCCGATAGATGGTTCCTCCGCTCGTTATCATATAGAGGTTGTTGTTCTCTACCCTTATCCTCTTAGCTCCAGTTATCTTCCTCTGTATGTCCCAGAAGAGGGAAGCCTTAAGCTTCAGCCTTTCCGATTCCTCCGTTATACCAAGGCTTGAGTCTATGCCCCTTGAGAAGACCAGGAGGAGGGCGGAGAAGGTCAGTCCGAGGAGGGTGAGGACTACGAGAACCTCTATTAGGGTGAAAGCTCTAACCTTCATCTCTCAGGAGTTCCTCCACCTTTTCCTCCGGCATGGGTCTGGCAAGGTAAAAGCCCTGTGCGTAGGTGCATCCCATTTCCTTTAGTATCCTGAGCTGTTCTTCGGTCTCAACCCCCTCGGCTAAACTCTCCATCCCTATCCTGCCTGCGAACTCAACTATAACCTCCACAAGCGCCCTGTCCCTCTCACTCTCCATCATCCCCCGTATAAAGCCCATGTCTATCTTGACTATGTCCACGGGTAGTTCCTTCAGATAGGCGAGGGATGAGTATCCCGTCCCGAAGTCATCAACGGCGACCTTTGCGAACTCTCTTATCCTGCTTAGAATCCTCTTCGTCCTTTCAACATCTTCAACGAGAAGCCTCTCCGTTATCTCCACAACGAGCTTGCCGGGGAAGTCTTCAGCAAGACCGAAAAGCTTATCCATGAACTCATCGTTCCTGAAACTCCTCGCCGACACGTTCAGGGAGATGGGAACTCTGAACTTCTCAAGGAGTCTCCGAAGCTCTTCCAGGGAGGAGTTCTCAAAATCTCTCAGGAACCTGCTGTTTTCAAGGTAGTCTATGAACTCGGAGGGATAGTGAAGGGTTCCGTCCCTCTCCCTTATCCTTAGGAGGGCTTCCAGACCCGCCACCCCCATGTCCTTGAGCCTGAAGTAGGGCTGAAACTCAAAGACAAAGAGTCTTTCCCTTACGGCTTTTTCTAAAAGGCTCTCCGCCCTCACGAAACCTTCAGCTTTCCTCTCCATCTCCTCATCGTAAAACCTCACCTCGTTCTCTCCTTCCGATTTAGCCGCATGAAGAGCCACAGAAGCCTTCTCGTAAAGTTCGTGGAAGGTTCTACCGTCCGAGGGGAAGATGCTGACCCCCGCGTTCATGCCGAGGGTTAACCTCATGTTTTCAATTTCAACGGGCTGAGCGAGAACCTCCTTTAACTTCTCCGCAACTATGAGAGCGTCTTCCCTCTTTCTCATAGGGTATATAAAGAGGGCGAACTCATCCCCTCCTACCTTCGCGACAAGGTCGTAGTCCCTGAAGGTGTTTCTTAACCTGTTTGCCACTTCCTTCAGAACGGCGTCCCCTACCCTGAAGCCGTAGTTCTTGTTTATGAAAGCCATGTTGTAAAGGTCAAGGACTATGAGGGCTCCCGCTTTCTCTCCCTTCTTAAGGGTTTCGGAAACCTTCAGGGCGAGGTTGCTCAGGTTGAGCAGTCCCGTGAGGGCATCGTAAAACTTGAGCTTCTCAATCTCTTCCGACATCTCCAGCTCGCGGGTTATGTCCCTTCCGACGGAAACGAACCTTTTCTCACCTCCCGGCAGTTCCACGGGGGCGATGGTCTGTTCAATATGGAACAGCTCCCCGTCCTTCTTCCTGTTTACGAAGACCGCATGAAAGCTCTTTCCCGAGAGTATGGTCTCCCAGAGCTTCTTGTAGAAAGCCTCATCGTGTAAGCCCGACTTGAAAACCCTCGGATTTTTACCTATCAGCTCCTCCCTCTCGTACCCGCTTATCCTGCATACGGCGTCGTTCACATAGAGAATATTTCCGTTCCTGTCGGTAACGAGAACCCAGTCGTTGGTCAGCTCAAGAGCTTTAGAAATTATAAGAGCATTCCTGAACTCCCTCATCCTGCTGAGACCGAACTCAATATCTCCTTTCAGCTCCTCCAGAACTTCCCTGTTCTCCTCCTCAAAGAAGTAAGGTTCGGAAGCGTAGAGGTTCAGAACGTAAACCGTCTCACCCTCAACCTGAATGGGTACGGCACAGGAGGAGAGGTAGCCGCGCTTTAGCATCTCCTCCCTCCAGGGTCCCATCGCCGGGTTGCTCTTCGTGTCGGGGTTTATAACTATCCTCCCTTCCCTGAGGGCTGTTCCCGTGGGTCCTCTTCCCTCCGGCACTTCCGGGTTTACGGATATTCTGACCTTCTCAAGGTATCCCTCTTCGTGCCCGCACCTGACCACAGGTCTCACCCACCCATTTTCATCGGGCTTCCCCACCCAGACGAACCTCAGCCCCATCTTCTCGGTCAGGGCTCTGCATATCCTCTCAAAAAGCTCCTCCTCTAAAAGGGATTGGGTTATGGCTTGATTTACCTCTCTGATGAGCTTATAAAGTCCTTCAAGTCTCTTCCTCTTGGTTATGTCTATAACCACCACAAAGCCCGCATACTTCCCCTCGTAGAGTATGGTGCTGGAGAAGACGGAGGTCCAGACCTCTGAGCCGTCCTTCTTCCTGAACTTCAGTTCCCTATGAGTAAAGGTAAACTTCTCACCCGAAAGCCTCTTCCTTATGACCTCCCGTATTCTCTCCCTCTCCTCCTCCGCGACAACTATCTCCGCCGGCTTTCCTAAGAGCTCCTCTCTCTCATAGCCCAGAAGCTCACAGAGGTAGTTGTTCACATAAACAATCCCTTCCTGATATATGAGGATTCCCACCGCCGGGGCGTTCAGGACAGCCATCGCTATATCGTACTCCTCCCATCTTTTGAGAAGCTTCTCAAAGCGTTTCTCAAGCTCAAAAACCTTTTTAATATCCTCCTCGCCGGCGGGAACCACCTTCGGTAGTCTCAGAAGCTTATCCCTGATATCCACGACCCTTTCCCCTTTAACCATAAAGAGGTGGGAGGTTCCTAAGTTAATCCTTTCAATAACCTTCAGCTCTCTTCCTTTCCAGCTCTCAAGGTTCTCCTCATAGACTATCCCGTAATCGGCAACTCCGCTATCTACGAGCTGAAGGGTCTCCTCATGGCTCTCCGTATAGAGAACTCTGATTTTACCGAGGTCTATCCTTTCAAAGGCAAGGAGTCCGTACTTTACCGCTTTAAGGTCGGCGAGGGCTACCGTGTACTCCTCCTTTGGAGGTTCTTTTCCCACGAGGAGGAGCGAATCCTCCTGTTCCCTTATCTTCGCAGCGGGCATGTAGCCCTTCTTATACAGCTCTGCGGCAATACTCGGGCTTGCGTAGTATATGTCAAAGCTTTCCTCAAGCCTCTCCCTCTCCTCCCGGAAGGAGCTAAAGGTTATAAGCTTGACCTCTGATTCTGCTAACTTGCCGAGCTCACGGGTAAACTTT from Hydrogenivirga caldilitoris includes these protein-coding regions:
- the queA gene encoding tRNA preQ1(34) S-adenosylmethionine ribosyltransferase-isomerase QueA, whose product is MRVEEFDYELPEELIAKYPAVPRHSARLMVLDRRTQEIKHDTFWNLPDYLERGDLLVFNNTKVLPARLYGRKSTGGKVEVVLTDYIKPDMWRALIGGKKIKPGLVIDIAPDFKVEVLEHIEESKFLIRLVGDNPLKLLDRYGYIPIPPYLGREEESIDREYYQTVFAKEEGAVAAPTASLHFSEELLGKLEDRGIEKTFVTLHVSYGTFKPVKVNEVEKHHVEPEYVKVDEEAVEKIVKAKRRGSRVIAVGTTVVRALETSPFKSYEGWTELYIYPGFGFKVVDALITNFHLPRSSLLFLVCAFGGKDFVLRAYREAVSKRYRFYSYGDGMLIL
- the efp gene encoding elongation factor P, with protein sequence MAEKIDINRITRDIFIEHKGEPYRVLDYEHVKPGKGQAFVRVRAKNMLTGNVIEITYKSSDTIPLADFEQFFAEYSYSDGENYYFMNTQTYEMVAIPKEKIEEEAKFLKEGMQVVVFFYQGQPVGIELPKHVELKVVETEPAFKGDTAAGGTKPAKLETGAVVQVPFFVAEGDLVKVDTRTGTYIERVK
- the accB gene encoding acetyl-CoA carboxylase biotin carboxyl carrier protein, with translation MDRDFIRELIELVKNSNIRTLKIENQEGKIVIETHRGEDVQPKVEKKPRLTDEYRHQELLPPSEDISEEEKKYHVIKSPLVGTFYRSPAPGAPPFIEVGDIVSPGQVLCIIEALKVMNEIESDVRGRVEKILVENGETVEYGQPLFLIDTEI
- the ccsA gene encoding cytochrome c biogenesis protein CcsA, yielding MLLLLLSVIIYLLSGVLFLLRTFFGVNLKNLPTFGLLLALILYILHFFGVYHSTGRFPVGDVYGMVSLMGNLLTLIFIALDLVLRKNVADFGLIVAFIGFLTTLVGLPAQKVGYKNPFYVYHILSAGVAYASLILAGISSGVKFIVERKLKAKHIEGFMVPVNLLRKMERVLLNLGFIFLTLTLIFGSIWAKNYLGKHWINDPKLILTLMMWIYYAIVIHLNLVKGLKPSRLSLLSFLGFIMVVGSILFIRHTVS
- a CDS encoding MFS transporter codes for the protein MNLPVIVLLIPVAYFFLPDIGERKPVPFNLLSYTLLSVSSVSFIVFLSKGESWGWFYSDKTFYVFYIALLTFLLFMVSELISERKLIDYSIFKEPNYLYAFITFVLVYGFVFFQTIYLIPIYFERLRDVPTFQTGLQFVGFAFFLALFALVGGRLSDRMEPKLLLLVSQSTLFIALFFFLSHLDYETPKAKIFLYLCLLGFAMGFFFSPLTALAFKSLKPLQIPIGSAVYNYARLMGASFATSIATYQFETGRAFHYDEINALRAFLSGQDIADFSLKFKLMLARLQNTLAGIYAVQDALKIASYISLLSIMLTLFFLFLTSRRAGIPSHIK
- a CDS encoding MFS transporter; its protein translation is MVWFYTFLIVLGTFLAVLGITSTNVAIPKMIAPLQTDIYGIEWVAISYITATAITILAFSALSSRIGLKNTYVLGLSLFGLGSALSGQAGSLEFMIASRFLQGIGKVS
- the nadA gene encoding quinolinate synthase NadA; translated protein: MNVGFEIQERELTAEEIKELQKEVRRLAQEKNAIILAHYYQRPEVQDIADFVGDSLELSRKAANTDADIIVFCGVRFMCETAKILSPQKKVLHPNPESGCPMADMVTAEQVRKLREEHPDAEFVAYINTTADVKAEVDICVTSANAPKIIKKLEAKKIVFLPDQALGQWVAKQVPEKEFIIWKGFCPPHFEFTAREVMKLKEKYPDAKVAVHPECHPKVIELADFVGSTSQIIKYATSVDAKRVIVITEVGLKYTLMKKNPNKEYIFPESMNYCGTVYCCTMKGITLPKVYETIKNEINEVELPEDIIERARRPIERMLELS
- a CDS encoding Maf family protein, producing the protein MGRVVLASASPRRREILSLLGIEFEVVPSGIEEHTHGDPITTARRLSYEKALDVWKSNKDALVIGADTLVFVGKEIIGKPRDEEEAFQTLSFLSGRWHRVVTAVSFVSKGFRKTVHDVARVKFRKLSGEEIRFYISTGEPMDKAGAYGVQGFGATIVERIEGNFYTVMGLPIHKVYEVLRKLTMS
- a CDS encoding thioredoxin family protein — encoded protein: MKCVEEELYKRKPEKSLRPQDRHVILLTATWCSASQEADAMWRRFKEELGFKYEALDVETPEGRFWVTKFLIKSVPTTIVDRNIAFVGVPKEEEIRELIT
- a CDS encoding DUF488 domain-containing protein, which produces MIKVKRIYEKPSEEDGLRILVDRLWPRGIKREDARVDLWLKEIAPSDELRRWFSHRSERWEGFKRKYKEELKGKKELIERIKELESKHGTVTLLFSARDTEHNNAVVLMEVIEEGSW
- a CDS encoding prepilin-type N-terminal cleavage/methylation domain-containing protein gives rise to the protein MKVRAFTLIEVLVVLTLLGLTFSALLLVFSRGIDSSLGITEESERLKLKASLFWDIQRKITGAKRIRVENNNLYMITSGGTIYRGVVKCAYIFKDGRLYYYEFPYPYGAIDEIEEDKLQRVATFHDFSIRVYERDREFNTYDGLPDRIKVSVEGNEMLFETLLR